In Luteibacter mycovicinus, a genomic segment contains:
- a CDS encoding ABC transporter ATP-binding protein, with amino-acid sequence MLKVDGLVKTVPGGRSLFGGLDLSLAPGEFVAVTGESGAGKSTLLNLIAGLDTPDAGKVMIGGVDIASLDDDGRTALRRDRVGFVFQAFHVLPHLDLAHNVALPLALQGREARESLTAADAMLEAVGLGGRGSAYPRELSGGELQRVAVARALVHRPGLILADEPTGNLDPETAARTLTLFVDRVRDAGTAVLLVTHSAVAAAAADRTLVLSQRGLIAYG; translated from the coding sequence ATGCTGAAGGTCGATGGGCTGGTCAAGACGGTGCCGGGTGGGCGTAGCTTGTTCGGCGGGCTGGATCTGTCGCTTGCCCCCGGGGAGTTTGTCGCGGTAACCGGCGAGTCGGGTGCGGGCAAGTCGACGCTGCTCAATCTGATCGCCGGGCTGGATACGCCGGATGCCGGGAAAGTGATGATCGGTGGCGTGGATATCGCCAGCCTCGACGACGACGGGCGCACCGCCTTGCGTCGCGATCGGGTGGGTTTCGTCTTCCAGGCGTTTCACGTGTTGCCGCATCTGGATCTCGCTCATAACGTGGCCCTGCCGCTGGCACTCCAGGGGCGCGAGGCGCGTGAGTCGCTGACCGCCGCGGACGCTATGCTCGAAGCCGTTGGCCTGGGCGGGCGAGGGAGCGCGTATCCCCGCGAACTCTCGGGCGGCGAACTGCAGCGTGTCGCGGTGGCGCGGGCGCTCGTCCACCGGCCGGGGCTGATCCTTGCGGACGAGCCCACGGGGAATCTCGATCCGGAAACCGCGGCACGCACGCTGACCTTGTTTGTCGATCGCGTGCGCGACGCCGGCACCGCCGTACTGCTGGTGACGCATTCGGCCGTGGCGGCCGCGGCCGCGGATCGCACGCTGGTGCTGTCGCAGCGCGGGCTCATCGCGTATGGCTGA
- a CDS encoding SDR family oxidoreductase yields the protein MPQKTALIVGATGVIGTELTRYLATRDDWRVMVVSRHARGDGDVKAIAVDLLDAGASRKALVTADQVTHVFYAAYQDSDSWSGLVGPNVSMLAHLLDGLLPVAHDLRHVSIMQGYKVYGAHLGPFRTPAREDDPPVMPPEFMTSQQRLLEQRSLGAPWTWSALRPAVVGGAAIGNPLNLAMAIAVYASLSKELGLPLRFPGSPEAYGRLIEFTDAGLLAKAAEWAATQAPGGQAWNIGNGDLVRWCDLWPRIAAWFDMDHAPPMRVPLVDVMGDKEHVWDAMRQRHQLHPLAFAKVSAWPFADFVFSWTWDMFGDTSKARRAGFGVYEETAAMMFRLFADFRERGVIP from the coding sequence ATGCCACAAAAAACTGCCCTGATCGTCGGAGCCACCGGTGTCATCGGAACGGAGCTCACGCGATATCTGGCCACCCGCGACGACTGGCGCGTGATGGTCGTTTCGCGGCACGCACGTGGCGATGGCGACGTTAAGGCGATCGCGGTCGATCTTCTCGACGCGGGGGCCAGTCGCAAGGCGCTCGTGACGGCTGATCAGGTCACCCATGTGTTCTATGCGGCCTATCAGGACAGCGACAGCTGGTCGGGGCTGGTCGGCCCCAACGTGTCGATGCTGGCTCATTTGCTAGATGGTTTGCTGCCGGTCGCGCACGATCTGCGCCACGTGTCCATCATGCAGGGGTACAAGGTGTATGGCGCGCATCTCGGGCCGTTCCGGACGCCGGCACGCGAAGATGATCCGCCGGTCATGCCGCCCGAGTTCATGACCTCGCAACAGCGCCTGCTCGAGCAGCGGAGCCTGGGCGCGCCGTGGACATGGTCCGCGTTGCGTCCCGCGGTCGTGGGTGGCGCAGCCATCGGCAACCCCCTGAACCTGGCCATGGCGATCGCGGTGTATGCGTCGCTGTCGAAGGAACTCGGGTTGCCCCTGCGTTTTCCGGGAAGTCCGGAGGCGTATGGCCGGCTCATCGAATTCACGGATGCGGGTTTGCTGGCGAAGGCGGCCGAATGGGCGGCGACGCAGGCGCCGGGTGGTCAGGCATGGAACATCGGCAACGGCGACCTCGTGCGCTGGTGCGATCTGTGGCCGCGGATCGCCGCCTGGTTCGACATGGATCACGCGCCACCGATGAGGGTGCCGCTGGTGGACGTCATGGGCGACAAGGAGCACGTCTGGGACGCCATGCGCCAGCGTCACCAGCTTCACCCACTGGCGTTCGCGAAGGTGAGCGCGTGGCCTTTTGCCGACTTCGTGTTCTCCTGGACCTGGGACATGTTCGGCGACACCTCCAAAGCGAGGCGTGCGGGGTTCGGCGTGTATGAAGAGACCGCCGCGATGATGTTCCGGCTGTTCGCGGACTTCCGCGAACGAGGGGTCATTCCCTGA
- a CDS encoding LysR family transcriptional regulator, which translates to MDRLAALQVFVRVAELGSFSAAARAMGASQPSVSQSVAALEATLGVRLIQRTTRRLSLTDAGMRYYENALDVLKALARTEAAVTDDGKRLTGRVRIQAPNGIGQRFIVPALMAFQAEHPDVRLDLALDDRVADIVAEGVDVAVRLGSLAPDGLVARRVGALERALVASPEYLAANGAPLTPSDLTRHRYVCFSGSADHDLALVGTGGTIAVPLSPTFVANNSFVLIAALLAGRGIGGVQTALVRNELESGALVRVLDEFGYPPLDVHVVVPTRRYVTRTVKALITCVETAMAGHASLRASLRR; encoded by the coding sequence ATGGATCGCCTTGCCGCCCTACAGGTGTTCGTGCGCGTCGCCGAACTGGGAAGTTTCTCCGCCGCCGCCAGGGCCATGGGCGCCAGCCAGCCTTCCGTCAGCCAGAGCGTGGCTGCGCTCGAGGCCACCCTCGGCGTCCGTCTGATTCAACGGACGACCCGCAGGTTGTCGTTGACCGACGCGGGCATGCGCTACTACGAAAATGCGCTGGACGTACTCAAGGCGCTGGCGCGCACCGAAGCCGCCGTCACGGATGACGGGAAGCGGCTGACCGGCCGGGTTCGCATCCAGGCGCCAAACGGCATAGGGCAGCGATTCATCGTCCCCGCGTTGATGGCGTTTCAGGCCGAACATCCCGACGTCCGCCTGGATCTCGCCCTGGACGACCGCGTCGCCGATATCGTCGCGGAGGGCGTGGACGTCGCCGTTCGCCTCGGGTCGCTCGCTCCGGACGGGCTGGTCGCACGACGCGTCGGCGCACTCGAACGTGCGCTCGTTGCCTCTCCGGAGTATCTCGCCGCCAACGGCGCACCGCTTACACCCTCCGACCTGACACGACATCGCTACGTGTGTTTCAGCGGGAGCGCGGATCACGACCTCGCGCTCGTTGGCACAGGCGGAACGATAGCCGTTCCTCTATCGCCGACGTTCGTCGCGAACAACAGCTTCGTGCTGATCGCAGCGTTGCTCGCGGGACGCGGCATCGGCGGCGTGCAGACGGCGCTCGTGCGCAACGAGCTGGAGAGCGGCGCGCTCGTCCGTGTGCTCGACGAGTTCGGCTACCCTCCCCTCGACGTCCACGTCGTCGTGCCGACCCGCCGGTACGTCACGCGAACGGTAAAGGCTTTGATCACGTGCGTGGAGACGGCAATGGCCGGTCATGCCTCGCTGCGAGCGTCCCTCCGACGGTAG
- a CDS encoding MarR family winged helix-turn-helix transcriptional regulator, translating to MQFTTLLPSTSRRWLRLLFARIPDFDITPAGVVPLILVGRAGGGIAQIALAEQLGVVEPSLVRTLARLDEQGLLRREPDPNDRRVRTLWLTDAGQAMVEGLEKRLVEIRAELFEGISTDDLKAALRVHEALVDRLALLAPIRPGS from the coding sequence ATGCAATTCACCACGCTGCTGCCCTCGACCAGCCGGCGCTGGCTGCGGCTGCTTTTTGCGCGGATTCCCGATTTCGACATTACCCCGGCAGGTGTCGTCCCGCTGATCCTGGTCGGACGCGCCGGCGGTGGCATCGCCCAGATCGCGCTGGCCGAACAGCTCGGCGTCGTCGAGCCCTCGCTCGTTCGCACCCTGGCGCGGCTGGATGAACAAGGCCTGCTGAGGCGCGAGCCTGACCCGAACGACCGCCGTGTACGGACCCTCTGGCTGACCGACGCCGGTCAGGCCATGGTGGAGGGACTGGAAAAAAGGCTCGTCGAGATCCGCGCCGAACTCTTCGAGGGCATCTCGACCGACGACCTCAAGGCAGCGCTGCGCGTGCACGAAGCCCTGGTCGACCGCCTCGCCCTGCTCGCGCCCATCCGCCCGGGCAGCTGA
- a CDS encoding FUSC family protein yields MAAPTRFEWLYSGKAFFAGMLAFYLALFLQLPNPYWSFATVYIVSHPLSGATRSKGVYRAIGTAIGAAVALLLVSALAESPMLLVFALGTWMGVSLYLSLGNNTPSAYAFLLASYTAPLIAIPAILAPGSIFDIAVARTEEILLGIVCASVVSTVLFPSRVSPLFHARVASLLKDAGDWTGQRLRHLDRSAPPPLRLRLLNDVLALDALITHLSYDSTRDGQAEEARQIRMRMTLLLPQVASLSDALVALDGRADTRDGGLQDVLDATIAWMHEGTTASITTGDVLRTRCGALRLTTAMTTPGAHALHRHATERLTDVIDLWRDVLLLHTAFTEHRPQPTPLIYRAHTLDHRARHDDLRARLLAAASPAMAVIATGWLWLLTDWPGGAGGVVLVAIATAFFAASDDPAPQVRRFLVWQAISVVTAGTYLFLVLPRITTFMGVVAAMAPFFLVLGAFTGRPSMTTGIVLVTSQTVSAIALQNNAAVGFEDFANSATGMMLGLGFALAWTLVTRPLGGDSAAHRLGLANARDLALLAQPASAPKQVARATRVLDRTMQWLPRIALATGESLVRMDAVRDMRLCLALLDLQRIARGAATDIDDVLARSRAWLLDCVARRTRIDPPDALLTLIDAAAMHRGDGDGQLATLLIAYRLALSEPVSPLRISPALP; encoded by the coding sequence ATGGCTGCGCCCACGCGCTTCGAGTGGCTCTACTCGGGCAAAGCGTTCTTCGCCGGCATGCTGGCCTTCTATCTGGCGCTGTTCCTGCAGCTGCCGAATCCCTACTGGTCGTTCGCGACGGTCTATATCGTGTCGCATCCGCTCTCGGGCGCGACGCGCTCGAAGGGCGTGTACCGCGCGATCGGAACGGCGATCGGCGCCGCCGTCGCGCTGCTCCTCGTGTCCGCGCTCGCCGAGTCACCCATGCTGCTGGTGTTCGCACTCGGCACGTGGATGGGCGTGTCCCTTTACCTCTCGCTGGGTAACAACACGCCCAGTGCCTACGCCTTCCTGCTCGCCTCGTACACCGCACCGCTGATCGCGATACCCGCCATTCTCGCCCCCGGTTCGATCTTCGATATCGCCGTCGCACGCACGGAGGAGATCCTGCTCGGTATCGTCTGTGCCAGCGTGGTCAGTACGGTGCTCTTTCCCAGCCGGGTATCGCCGCTGTTTCATGCACGCGTCGCTTCGCTGCTGAAGGACGCGGGGGACTGGACCGGGCAACGCCTGCGGCACCTGGACCGGTCGGCACCGCCTCCGCTGCGTCTCCGCCTGCTCAACGACGTGCTCGCTCTCGACGCGCTGATTACGCATCTGTCCTATGACAGCACGCGCGACGGCCAGGCCGAGGAGGCACGCCAGATCCGCATGCGCATGACACTGCTGCTGCCGCAGGTGGCGTCTCTGAGCGACGCGCTCGTCGCGCTCGACGGACGCGCCGACACGCGCGATGGTGGCCTGCAGGACGTGCTGGACGCGACCATCGCCTGGATGCACGAGGGGACGACCGCGTCGATAACGACCGGCGACGTCCTGCGCACACGATGCGGCGCATTGCGACTGACGACGGCTATGACGACGCCCGGCGCGCACGCGCTGCATCGTCACGCGACCGAACGCCTCACGGACGTCATCGACCTCTGGCGGGACGTCCTACTGCTGCATACCGCGTTCACCGAGCATCGCCCACAGCCCACGCCGCTCATCTATCGCGCGCACACGCTGGACCACCGCGCTCGTCATGACGACCTCCGTGCCCGCCTGCTTGCCGCCGCATCGCCGGCGATGGCGGTGATCGCCACCGGATGGCTGTGGCTGCTCACGGACTGGCCGGGCGGCGCCGGCGGGGTCGTGCTCGTGGCCATCGCCACCGCCTTCTTCGCCGCGTCGGACGATCCGGCGCCGCAGGTGCGCCGCTTCCTGGTCTGGCAGGCGATCAGCGTCGTCACGGCCGGCACGTATCTCTTTCTCGTGCTGCCGCGGATCACCACCTTCATGGGCGTGGTCGCGGCCATGGCACCCTTCTTCCTCGTGCTTGGGGCGTTCACCGGTCGTCCGTCCATGACCACGGGTATCGTGCTGGTCACGTCGCAGACCGTCAGCGCCATCGCCCTGCAGAACAATGCGGCGGTCGGCTTCGAGGATTTCGCCAATTCCGCGACAGGGATGATGCTGGGACTGGGCTTCGCGCTGGCCTGGACCCTGGTCACGCGACCGCTCGGCGGCGACAGCGCGGCGCACCGCCTCGGTCTGGCCAATGCGCGCGACCTTGCCCTGCTCGCCCAGCCAGCGTCCGCCCCGAAGCAGGTCGCGCGAGCCACTCGTGTCCTCGATCGCACGATGCAATGGCTGCCGCGCATCGCGCTGGCGACGGGTGAATCGCTGGTCCGGATGGATGCGGTGCGCGATATGCGCCTCTGCCTGGCGCTACTGGATCTGCAACGCATCGCACGCGGCGCCGCGACCGACATCGACGACGTACTCGCGCGCAGCAGGGCCTGGCTGCTCGACTGCGTCGCGCGGCGTACGCGCATCGACCCTCCCGAT